In a single window of the Antennarius striatus isolate MH-2024 chromosome 3, ASM4005453v1, whole genome shotgun sequence genome:
- the LOC137592881 gene encoding beta-1,3-galactosyl-O-glycosyl-glycoprotein beta-1,6-N-acetylglucosaminyltransferase-like, whose amino-acid sequence MRLLKRGWLDLLLKLAFILVSLWMLVSLSHIATGWHPSFILSLRWLEYTDNNGGPEIVCNCSAIFQGELEAIEEAKILAITRDFRKSVQISDDFYINASENCRKFKTDRKYLTFPLSQEEENFPLAYSMVVHHKVQNFERLLRAIYAPQNFYCVHVDTKANPSVISAITAITSCFPNVFMVSKPVKVVYSAWSRVQADLNCMADLYNISTKWKYFINLCGQDFPLKTNLEIVKALQLLRGSNSLESEKMPESKKWRILKSHSLTGDTIQGTGQDKKPPPFKLPILSGNAYIVVNRGYIRSVLEDTRIHALIEWAKDTYSPDEFLWATIQRMPDVPGSTRPNIKYDMTDINAIARLVKWSWHEGPQGSLDAVYPECQGSHVRSICVYGAGDLNWMIKQHHLFANKFDVDTDSIAIYCLERYLRHKALSEIH is encoded by the exons ATGAGGCTACTGAAAAGAGGCTGGTTGGACCTGTTGCTAAAACTTGCTTTCATACTGGTATCACTATGGATGCTTGTGTCACTCAGTCACATTGCTACAGGCTGGCATCCTTCCTTTATTCTTAGCTTGAGGTGGTTGGAGTACACAGATAACAATGGCGGCCCAGAGATTGTGTGCAATTGTTCAGCAATATTCCAGGGAGAACTGGAGGCAATAGAAGAAGCCAAAATTCTGGCCATCACAAGAGATTTCCGCAAGAGTGTTCAAATCTCTGATGATTTTTATATAAACGCAAGTGAAAACTGCAG GAAATTCAAGACAGATCGGAAATACTTAACATTCCCATTAAGCCAAGAAGAAGAGAATTTCCCACTGGCTTACTCTATGGTTGTGCATCACAAG gtGCAGAATTTTGAACGACTGCTGCGGGCTATCTATGCTCCTCAGAATTTTTACTGCGTTCATGTGGACACAAAAGCAAATCCTTCAGTCATCTCTGCCATCACTGctattacttcctgtttccctaATGTCTTCATGGTCAGCAAACCGGTGAAAGTAGTCTATTCTGCCTGGTCACGTGTTCAGGCTGACCTTAACTGTATGGCTGATCTCTATAATATCAGCACAAAATGGAAATACTTCATCAACCTTTGTGGCCAGGACTTCCCCCTAAAAACCAACTTGGAAATTGTAAAGGCACTGCAGTTACTGAGGGGCAGCAACAGCTTGGAGTCAGAAAAGATGCCTGAATCTAAGAAGTGGAGAATATTAAAATCTCACAGCTTAACTGGTGACACAATCCAG ggGACTGGACAAGATAAGAAACCACCTCCATTCAAACTGCCTATTCTGTCCGGAAATGCCTACATTGTGGTTAACCGAGGCTACATCCGCAGCGTGTTGGAGGACACCCGAATACATGCACTCATTGAGTGGGCCAAAGATACCTACAGTCCGGATGAGTTTCTTTGGGCTACCATTCAACGAATGCCTGACGTTCCTGGATCAACACGGCCCAACATCAAATATGACATGACAGACATCAACGCAATTGCCCGGCTGGTGAAGTGGAGTTGGCATGAGGGCCCACAGGGTTCACTTGATGCAGTGTACCCAGAATGCCAAGGAAGCCATGTCAGGTCAATATGTGTGTATGGTGCAGGAGACCTAAACTGGATGATTAAACAACATCACCTCTTTGCCAATAAGTTTGACGTGGACACAGATTCTATAGCTATCTACTGCCTGGAGAGGTACCTGAGACACAAAGCACTGTCTGAAATACATTAA
- the LOC137592549 gene encoding serine-rich adhesin for platelets-like, producing MVHLARLHLVFLITYPFLSLLQGWNDDWQGLKTFTERHGYDGLVVLLSVFDKLHHLHQQVAVYSNSNAVLTQICCELEELSSWSFSGDLEARGSLQVYKISLNTSLSSGTPAVLVEEIQSLLKDFVDRRSSILACQPSSRTSSTEGVAGSVEFSQGSSGINDMDESDVERAEGGSSDVVTLTRVAEGAGEDAGGVGVGAGGDLVSPDSGMTTIRSSRSSKESSVFLSDDSPIGENVAGGGPATGPGGLLLRNPSPMGLSSLSPPLPPERRKHRSSRNRNDNIDLFSFDPLNTTDQPMPTGGELVHSRVRGSEREKRTENSSFSELEELSLLDFSACSPLSRLENRISSLDHHGKIHRNDMTDAMVPPTPANSVVGISPPSGGITFFPEDVVERMNSLQHKDSLSSSLSETWDELGFDTTGALSSSSSNARKRTKEPEEPENVIEEVREEKSVDDITEGENRDEILKSEDTNQQQKTIEPMLSLIIEQTESLDNWNPDSVHQDKWNSVTLSYLQVTPPEETLIGKCRPVVTLPKKKVILSTLTPDTSKEEDEGAQGKKPDRQMELLDFWTYSAQKGFLKSDSGTSTSYPESLDMWNMTIRDDSLSPLTTPDNLSETSGSFSGVNPNIGESESMESPQLFSDGGMVMWNTTIREDSSSTIASPEGLDNGKDLGYLESQDANDFPEVDKHNQVEKDKNMNKEECMNKELSQAFTERQWKAIEPNVKIVIEVAEGTTQDEEKNDNDIQSIQTQQSKLAPEHSDGRTLPYYGTDTCEVPVPGMVTSTSEYDNLGADTWSLSTSPETFASPAVDMIELEGQSSPFVAVIKPTQRDEKSKHYHEGISDRKQLEKQVFLFEGASEVGHMIQSGRSSTESKYDNKNEDTSEEDEWIEQTSHGSPFVLLDYSNATEDTSTNLSDLGKSQLQTDQSCCARLNGSESVSSSHDMLSTVALSEDGLSSDRQGSVGILQSKTTETISLTPSSCGERDTQKYSPDGLHPGSRDDPRSNSDGDSSSGLEMEYIIVSGTVKDVEKEWRKGTRKTMETFSMLSYAAKVLQSQAQAAKREHQDNTEQDRQNQTVMSADRAFGADTEQNQAVPSTHYQANLNNVTENYAVPEIINSSHPVPCTQTQAEEGNLDKSNTVTGSLSPWLRYPSDHFLKTREEVYVHSQISMEDSDEGGQSPSTAPTRPTSFGELQVMSGQLAEEDMLQTISEPLSPVLTNSSVSLNGSLICTPVNESGMSADRGLGLPFSGDLMEEENIEEEHEEDSNRDHTTLPKLKSVRSKREEGQQVGCTDLLNFDEELIGVPSFQQADLQTFDTERDRFMQKTDNYFDEHPKSTLPDCDKWPTEQQFGGHESSQDSYSPALRRHQEVTSQCYSLPTNDNAAYKWMENQTVTQGQTQYGYNYHHIDQRTENQGSLPAYINIKSNSQQSTTDVYAEFTTAATAMQYRAEQEESSYEQEVNSEFSLDDPGSEFHHMTESQHGDDSNLRCTSDQADGQSQYESEHPHYQIEEQTFYHYDIHPQSEDHAQYVPEEYVHFLLGSRHSKMVEGAAVMMKMTDREEAFDRMDNREGGSSQRKKLAAPPVNVSLDHTEGSLLSEDALDTEEEALDTGDDLEVNIDELDTSDEAELEEDSEESNLDLESEESKDGRLWRSIVVGEQEHRIDMQCIEPYKRVISHGGYYAEEHAIIVFAACFLPDSNCDNYNYIMENLFLYVISTLELMVAEDYMIVYLDGATPRRRMPGFTWMKKCYQMIDRRLKKNLKMFIIVHPSWFTRTLLGITRPFISSKFSSKIKYVNSLQELGDIIPMEYVHIPPNIVKADKKGNSIV from the exons ATGGTACATCTTGCTCGCTTGCACCTTGTCTTTCTAATCACTTATCCGTTTTTGTCTCTCCTTCAGGGCTGGAATGATGACTGGCAAGGGCTGAAAACCTTCACTGAACGTCATGGTTATGATGGTTTGGTGGTTCTCTTGTCTGTCTTTGATAAACTTCATCAtctccaccagcaggtggcTGTCTATTCAAACAGTAATGCTGTTTTGACCCAG ATCTGCTGTGAATTGGAAGAGTTATCCAGCTGGTCTTTCTCTGGTGATCTGGAGGCCAGAGGGAGTCTCCAGGTATACAAAATCTCACTAAACACCTCCTTATCCTCTGGTACTCCTGCTGTGCTGGTAGAAGAAATACAGAGCCTCCTCAAGGACTTTGTTGACAGGCGGAGCTCTATATTAGCCTGCCAACCCAGCAGTAGAACTTCTTCCACAGAGGGAGTGGCAGGCAGTGTAGAGTTCTCCCAGGGATCGTCAGGTATCAATGACATGGATGAGTCTGACGTAGAGAGAGCGGAGGGAGGCAGCAGTGATGTGGTGACATTAACAAG GGTAGCagaaggtgctggagaggaTGCAGGTGGTGTTGGAGTGGGTGCTGGTGGAGATCTTGTTAGCCCCGACAGCGGTATGACTACCATCCGCAGCAGCCGCTCATCCAAGGAGAGCTCAGTATTTCTCAGCGATGACAGTCCAATTGGTGAAAATGTAGCTGGAGGAGGGCCAGCAACAGGACCAGGAGGACTCTTACTGAGAAATCCGTCTCCCATGGGGTTATCatccctctcccctcctctgccACCCGAGAGAAGGAAGCACCGCTCCAGCAGAAACAGGAACGACAACATTGACCTGTTTAGTTTTGACCCTCTGAATACCACTGACCAACCTATGCCAACAGGAGGGGAACTGGTACACTCTAGAGTAAGAGgtagtgaaagagaaaaaagaacagaGAACTCCAGTTTTTCAGAACTTGAAGAATTGAGCTTGCTGGATTTCTCAGCCTGTAGTCCACTGAGCAGACTTGAAAATAGAATTTCTTCACTTGACCACCATGGTAAAATCCACAGGAATGACATGACTGACGCTATGGTCCCACCAACCCCAGCCAACAGTGTGGTAGGCATCTCTCCACCAAGTGGAGGAATCACTTTCTTTCCAGAAGATGTAGTCGAAAGGATGAATAGTCTGCAGCACAAGGACAGTTTGTCTTCGTCGTTGTCGGAGACCTGGGATGAACTTGGTTTTGACACAACAGGTGCACTGTCTTCTAGTAGTAGCAATGCCAGGAAAAGGACCAAGGAACCTGAGGAACCAGAGAATGTAATAGAGGAAGTCAGAGAGGAAAAGTcagttgatgacatcacagaaggGGAAAACAGAGACGAGATCCTCAAGTCAGAGGACACCAACCAACAACAAAAGACCATTGAACCAATGCTCAGTCTTATCATAGAGCAGACCGAATCACTTGACAACTGGAATCCAGATTCTGTACATCAGGATAAGTGGAACTCTGTTACTTTATCTTATTTGCAAGTGACACCACCAGAAGAAACCTTAATTGGAAAATGCAGACCTGTTGTCACATTGCCAAAAAAGAAAGTAATCCTAAGCACTTTAACACCAGACACATcaaaagaagaggatgaaggagcACAAGGGAAAAAACCAGACAGACAAATGGAACTCCTGGACTTCTGGACATACTCGGCTCAGAAGGGGTTTCTCAAATCAGATAGTGGAACATCCACGTCATACCCAGAATCATTAGATATGTGGAATATGACAATCAGAGATGACAGTCTATCACCTCTGACGACACCTGACAATCTGTCTGAAACTTCAGGTTCTTTCAGtggggtgaaccccaatattGGTGAAAGTGAATCCATGGAAAGTCCGCAACTATTCTCTGATGGTGGAATGGTCATGTGGAATACCACCATACGAGAAGACAGCTCCTCCACTATAGCAAGCCCTGAAGGACTGGATAATGGAAAAGATCTCGGTTATTTAGAATCACAGGATGCCAATGATTTTCCTGAGGTGGATAAACACAACCAGGTGGAAAAggacaaaaatatgaacaaggAAGAATGCATGAATAAAGAGCTTAGTCAGGCTTTTACAGAACGGCAATGGAAAGCTATTGAACCCAATGTGAAAATAGTTATAGAGGTGGCTGAAGGTACAACAcaggatgaggaaaaaaatgataatGACATCCAGAGTATTCAAACCCAACAGTCTAAGTTGGCACCTGAACATTCAGACGGCAGGACTTTGCCATACTATGGTACTGACACGTGTGAAGTACCTGTCCCTGGCATGGTCACATCCACTTCAGAATATGACAATTTAGGAGCTGACACTTGGAGTCTGTCTACTTCACCTGAAACCTTTGCTAGCCCTGCAGTAGACATGATAGAGCTTGAGGGGCAGTCTAGCCCTTTTGTGGCTGTAATAAAACCTACTCAGAGAGATGAGAAGTCTAAACATTACCATGAAGGcatttcagacagaaaacaactgGAGAAACAGGTGTTTCTATTTGAGGGAGCCAGTGAAGTGGGTCACATGATTCAAAGTGGTCGAAGTTCAACTGAGAGTAAGTatgacaacaaaaatgaagacacaTCAGAGGAAGACGAATGGATAGAACAAACCAGTCATGGTTCTCCATTTGTTCTATTGGACTACTCCAATGCCACAGAGGACACTTCAACAAATCTTTCAGATCTGGGAAAATCTCAATTACAAACTGATCAGTCATGTTGCGCAAGGCTTAATGGTTCTGAGTCGGTTTCATCATCACATGACATGCTGAGCACAGTGGCCCTCAGTGAGGATGGACTTTCCTCAGACAGACAAGGGAGTGTTGGAATTTTGCAgtctaaaacaacagaaaccaTTTCTCTGACTCCCAGCTCTTGTGGAGAACGAGACACGCAAAAGTATAGCCCTGACGGCCTCCACCCAGGTAGTCGAGATGATCCTAGATCTAATTCTGATGGAGATTCATCATCAGGGCTTGAAATGGAATATATTATTGTCTCTGGCACAGTCAAAGATGTTGAGAAAGAGTGGCGCAAGGGAACAAGAAAAACCATGGAAACATTTAGCATGCTTTCCTATGCTGCCAAAGTGCTGCAAAGCCAGGCCCAAGCTGCAAAAAGAGAGCACCAGGACAACACAGAACAAGATAGACAAAACCAAACGGTGATGAGTGCTGACAGGGCATTCGGAGCAGATACAGAACAAAATCAAGCTGTTCCATCAACTCACTACCAAGCAAACCTTAATAATGTCACTGAGAATTATGCAGTACCTGAAATTATAAATTCTAGTCACCCAGTACCTTGTACTCAAACACAGGCAGAAGAAGGAAATCTTGATAAATCAAACACTGTGACTGGTAGTCTGTCCCCATGGTTAAGATATCCATCAGATCACTTCCTTAAAACCAGAGAGGAAGTTTATGTTCATTCACAGATCTCAATGGAAGACTCAGATGAGGGTGGGCAATCACCCTCTACAGCTCCAACACGTCCAACTTCTTTTGGCGAGTTGCAGGTCATGAGTGGTCAGTTAGCCGAAGAGGACATGCTTCAGACAATATCTGAACCTCTGTCTCCTGTACTTACAAACAGTTCAGTCTCCCTCAACGGCTCTTTGATTTGTACCCCTGTAAATGAATCAGGCATGTCTGCTGATAGGGGACTTGGATTACCATTTTCCGGAGATTTAATGGAAGAAGAGAATATTGAGGAAGAGCATGAGGAAGACTCTAATAGAGATCACACTACCCTACCAAAATTGAAATCAGTGCGAAGTAAGAGGGAAGAGGGACAACAGGTAGGATGTACTGATCTGCTGAATTTCGATGAGGAGTTAATTGGAGTTCCTTCATTTCAACAAGCAGATTTACAGACTTTTGACACTGAGAGAGACAGATTCATGCAGAAAACTGACAATTATTTTGATGAACATCCTAAAAGTACTCTTCCTGATTGTGATAAATGGCCAACTGAACAACAGTTTGGAGGCCATGAGTCTTCTCAAGATAGCTATTCACCTGCTTTAAG AAGACACCAAGAAGTGACCTCACAATGTTACTCGCTGCCAACCAATGACAATGCTGCATACAAGTGGATGGAGAATCAAACTGTAACTCAGGGGCAAACCCAATATGGCTACAACTACCACCACATTGACCAAAGAACTGAAAACCAGGGCTCCCTGCCTGCCTACATAAATATCAAATCCAACAGCCAGCAAAGCACCACAGATGTTTATGCTGAATTTACAACTGCAGCTACAGCTATGCAGTACAGAGCTGAACAAGAAGAGAGCTCCTACGAACAGGAAGTTAATTCAGAGTTCAGCTTGGATGATCCAGGCTCAGAGTTCCACCATATGACTGAAAGTCAGCATGGAGATGACTCTAATTTAAGGTGCACTTCTGATCAAGCGGATGGCCAGAGTCAGTATGAATCTGAGCATCCTCATTACCAAATTGAGGAACAAACATTCTACCATTATGATATTCACCCTCAGAGCGAAGATCATGCACAGTATGTGCCAGAAGAATATGTTCACTTTCTCCTGGGAAG CAGACACTCCAAAATGGTAGAAGGCGCTGCAGTGATGATGAAAATGACTGATCGTGAGGAAGCTTTTGATAGGATGGATAACAGAGAAG GTGGGTCCAGTCAAAGGAAAAAATTGGCAGCTCCACCAGTGAACGTATCACTAGACCACACTGAGGGGTCTCTTCTCTCAGAAGATGCCCTGGACACAGAGGAAGAGGCCTTGGATACTGGCGATGACCTGGAGGTCAACATAGATGAGCTGGACACATCTGACGAAGCTGAATTAGAAG AAGACTCAGAGGAATCCAATTTGGATTTGGAGTCTGAGGAGAGCAAGGATGGCAGGCTATGGAGGAGCATTGTAGTGGGAGAGCAAGAGCACCGTATTGATATGCAGTGCATTGAGCCTTACAAAAGAGTCATTTCTCATGGAG gttacTATGCTGAAGAACATGCCATCATCGTGTTTGCAGCATGTTTCCTACCAGACAGCAACTGtgacaattacaattacatAATGGAAAATCTTTTTCT GTATGTAATAAGCACCTTGGAGCTAATGGTGGCCGAAGATTACATGATTGTTTACCTGGATGGTGCCACGCCTCGCAGGAGGATGCCTGGATTTACCTGGATGAAAAAGTGCTATCAAATGATAGACAGAAG ATTgaagaaaaatctgaaaatgttcATCATCGTCCATCCGTCCTGGTTCACTCGAACTTTACTGGGAATCACCAGACCCTTCATAAG CTCTAAGTTCAGCAGTAAGATCAAGTATGTGAATAGCCTGCAGGAGCTTGGAGACATCATCCCAATGGAGTATGTCCATATTCCACCCAACATTGTCAA GGCTGACAAGAAGGGGAACTCCATTGTTTGA